ATGTGGTCAAAGACCATTAAGAAATTTTTCATCGCAAGCACCATGTTGATGGTAAAAAAAGGTGCAATAAGAGGAAAAGTTATACTTATAAAATTCCTCCACTTTCCAGCACCATCGATCTTCGACGCTTCATAAATATCTTCAGGAATCGTCTGCAGACCAGCCAAATATAAAATCGTATTGAAAGCTGTCGCCTGCCAGACAGCCATGATCACGACACCAACCCAGGCAAGGTCCGGATCTCCGAGAATATTTCCTGTCAGGGCATTTAAACCAATTGCTGCAGCGATTTCCGGTAAGAAATGAGTAAAAATAAAATTGAAAATAAAACCGACAATTAATATACTTAAAATGTTGGGCACAAAATAAAGCGCCCGCAGTGTTTTTTGAAATTTTATTTTCGCATTCAGCCCTAACGCAATCATTAAACTGAATATGTTTACTAAAATGGTAGACACAATCGCAAATTGAAACGTAAAACCATATGCACTAAGTGCTCTAACATCCTGAAGTACATTAAGATAGTTGCTGAAGCCTACAAAATTCCACTCTCCATACCCTTTCCAATCAGTGAAACTGTAAAAAAACCCTTGCAGGACAGGATAGGTATGAAAGGTGAAAAAGAGAAGCAGGGCCGGCAGCGTCATCATTAAAAATGCTCGATTTCTATTTGCCATTATGCTCTCTCCTTTCCTAATATCTTCGCTCAACTTTTTCCCATTCGTTGTCCATTTTTTGAAGGAACCGCTCTTTATCTTTTTGAATGTAAAATTCCTGAATTAAATTTTCTGCTCCAATACCGGGCGGATAATAATGATCGGGGAAGCTTGTAATTCTGCCTTCCTCAAAGTTTTCCCGGATGCCTCCTAAAACAGGATCATCTTCATAGACTCCTTCTAA
This DNA window, taken from Alteribacillus bidgolensis, encodes the following:
- a CDS encoding carbohydrate ABC transporter permease, whose protein sequence is MANRNRAFLMMTLPALLLFFTFHTYPVLQGFFYSFTDWKGYGEWNFVGFSNYLNVLQDVRALSAYGFTFQFAIVSTILVNIFSLMIALGLNAKIKFQKTLRALYFVPNILSILIVGFIFNFIFTHFLPEIAAAIGLNALTGNILGDPDLAWVGVVIMAVWQATAFNTILYLAGLQTIPEDIYEASKIDGAGKWRNFISITFPLIAPFFTINMVLAMKNFLMVFDHIIALTGGGPGQATESISLLIYRGGFQGGEFAYQSANAVIYFVVIVIISIFQLRVLQKREVEL